In Odontesthes bonariensis isolate fOdoBon6 chromosome 9, fOdoBon6.hap1, whole genome shotgun sequence, the following proteins share a genomic window:
- the ccnl1a gene encoding cyclin-L1a isoform X1, protein MAAGPLSVSSTASNNNDGILIGDKVYSEVYLTIDNSLIPEERLSPTPSMLDGLDLNTETDLRILGCELIQSAGILLRLPQVAMATGQVLFHRFFYSKSFVKHSFEIVAMACINLASKIEEAPRRIRDVINVFHHLRQIRGKKTPSPLILDQNYINTKNQVIKAERRILKELGFCVHVKHPHKIIVLYLQVLECEKNQTLVQTAWNYMNDSLRTNVFVRFQAETIACACIFLAARALQIPLPSRPHWYLLFGVSEDEIKDICITTLKLYTRKKPNYDQLEKEVERRKVFLAEAKLKAKGLNPDGTPALSTLGGFSPASKPSSPNVVKVEEKSPNPQTIKTIKKELDSRTQANKSPYNGLKKDVKIGRNSRSGSRSRSRTRSRSRSRSPRRHYNSRRSRSGTYSSRSRSRSHSRSPSPRRHPPSPLLPHLKSKSSHHGNSDSKLSGRHSNSGGGGSGHKRKRSRSRSRSRTPVKVDRDRDRERERERDRDRSSFDLSSKKHKHERGVGHRGDRRERERSRSYDRERERERSHKSKHHSSSGHSGHSRHRR, encoded by the exons ATGGCCGCAGGTCCTCTCTCTGTATCTTCCACTGCATCCAACAACAACGATGGCATACTCATCGGTGACAAAGTTTACTCGGAAGTGTACCTCACGATAGATAACTCGCTTATCCCGGAGGAAAGGCTCTCTCCTACACCGTCGATGCTTGACGGCCTCGACCTGAACACCGAGACCGACCTCCGCATCCTTGGATGTGAACTGATACAGTCGGCGGGTATTCTTCTCCGCTTGCCCCAG GTGGCTATGGCAACAGGACAGGTTCTTTTTCATCGGTTTTTCTACTCCAAGTCCTTCGTCAAGCACAGCTTCGAG ATTGTGGCCATGGCTTGCATCAACTTAGCCTCTAAGATTGAAGAAGCACCACGGCGAATACGAGACGTCATCAACGTTTTCCATCATCTGAGACAGATCAGAGGCAAAAA GACTCCAAGTCCATTGATACTTGATCAGAACTACATAAATACCAAAAACCAAGTCATCAAAGCGGAACGGCGGATCTTGAAGGAGCTGGGCTTCTGCGTGCATGTCAAGCATCCACACAAG ATTATCGTCTTGTACCTTCAAGTCCTGGAATGTGAGAAGAACCAGACACTGGTCCAGACGGCCTG GAACTACATGAATGATAGCTTGAGGACAAATGTGTTTGTGAGGTTCCAAGCTGAGACAATCGCCTGTGCCTGCATATTCCTTGCTGCCCGAGCTCTCCAG ATACCTCTGCCATCGAGACCTCATTGGTACCTGCTGTTTGGAGTTAGTGAAGATGAGATTAAAGACATCTGCATCACCACTCTTAAACTCTACACCAGGAAGAAG CCTAACTATGATCAACTGGAGAAAGAGGTGGAGCGACGGAAGGTGTTCTTGGCCGAGGCAAAGCTGAAGGCCAAGGGCCTCAACCCTGATGGCACTCCTGCACTGTCGACACTTGGCGGCTTCTCTCCAGCCTCCAAACCCTCCTCCCCAAATGTGGTCAAGGTGGAGGAGAAGTCCCCGAATCCCCAGACCATCAAAACAATTAAGAAAGAGCTGGACAGCCGGACTCAGGCCAACAAGAGTCCATATAATGG GTTAAAGAAGGACGTAAAGATTGGAAGGAACAGTCGGAGTGGAAGTCGTTCTCGTTCGAGAACACGATCGCGGTCTAGATCCCGCTCCCCTCGCAGACA TTATAACAGCAGACGCAGTCGCTCAGGGACCTACAGCTCTCGTTCACGTTCTCGTTCTCACAGCCGCAGCCCATCGCCTCGCCGACATCCGCCATCTCCCCTCCTCCCCCACCTCAAATCCAAGTCTAGCCATCATGGCAATAGCGACTCCAAGCTTAGTGGACGTCACAGCAACAGCGGAGGCGGGGGGTCTGGTCACAAGAGGAAGCGCTCACGCTCTCGGTCCCGGTCCCGCACCCCTGTCAAAGTGGACAGAGacagggacagagagagggaacgggagagagacagagaccgCAGCTCCTTTGATCTCTCctcaaagaaacacaaacacgAACGAGGAGTCGGACATCGAGGAGAccggagggagagggagaggtcTCGGTCCTAcgacagggagagagagagggagcgtAGCCACAAGAGCAAACACCACAGCAGTAGTGGGCACTCAGGACATAGCCGTCACCGGCGCTGA
- the ccnl1a gene encoding cyclin-L1a isoform X2 — MTTMMRGGSLSFPQAHPTPSCGRRPWSEPPRGTGIGDDRTPSPLILDQNYINTKNQVIKAERRILKELGFCVHVKHPHKIIVLYLQVLECEKNQTLVQTAWNYMNDSLRTNVFVRFQAETIACACIFLAARALQIPLPSRPHWYLLFGVSEDEIKDICITTLKLYTRKKPNYDQLEKEVERRKVFLAEAKLKAKGLNPDGTPALSTLGGFSPASKPSSPNVVKVEEKSPNPQTIKTIKKELDSRTQANKSPYNGLKKDVKIGRNSRSGSRSRSRTRSRSRSRSPRRHYNSRRSRSGTYSSRSRSRSHSRSPSPRRHPPSPLLPHLKSKSSHHGNSDSKLSGRHSNSGGGGSGHKRKRSRSRSRSRTPVKVDRDRDRERERERDRDRSSFDLSSKKHKHERGVGHRGDRRERERSRSYDRERERERSHKSKHHSSSGHSGHSRHRR; from the exons ATGACAACCATGATGCGAGGGGGGTCTCTGTCCTTCCCCCAGGCCCACCCCACCCCCTCCTGTGGGAGACGCCCGTGGTCTGAGCCACCGCGGGGCACTGGGATCGGGGATGACAG GACTCCAAGTCCATTGATACTTGATCAGAACTACATAAATACCAAAAACCAAGTCATCAAAGCGGAACGGCGGATCTTGAAGGAGCTGGGCTTCTGCGTGCATGTCAAGCATCCACACAAG ATTATCGTCTTGTACCTTCAAGTCCTGGAATGTGAGAAGAACCAGACACTGGTCCAGACGGCCTG GAACTACATGAATGATAGCTTGAGGACAAATGTGTTTGTGAGGTTCCAAGCTGAGACAATCGCCTGTGCCTGCATATTCCTTGCTGCCCGAGCTCTCCAG ATACCTCTGCCATCGAGACCTCATTGGTACCTGCTGTTTGGAGTTAGTGAAGATGAGATTAAAGACATCTGCATCACCACTCTTAAACTCTACACCAGGAAGAAG CCTAACTATGATCAACTGGAGAAAGAGGTGGAGCGACGGAAGGTGTTCTTGGCCGAGGCAAAGCTGAAGGCCAAGGGCCTCAACCCTGATGGCACTCCTGCACTGTCGACACTTGGCGGCTTCTCTCCAGCCTCCAAACCCTCCTCCCCAAATGTGGTCAAGGTGGAGGAGAAGTCCCCGAATCCCCAGACCATCAAAACAATTAAGAAAGAGCTGGACAGCCGGACTCAGGCCAACAAGAGTCCATATAATGG GTTAAAGAAGGACGTAAAGATTGGAAGGAACAGTCGGAGTGGAAGTCGTTCTCGTTCGAGAACACGATCGCGGTCTAGATCCCGCTCCCCTCGCAGACA TTATAACAGCAGACGCAGTCGCTCAGGGACCTACAGCTCTCGTTCACGTTCTCGTTCTCACAGCCGCAGCCCATCGCCTCGCCGACATCCGCCATCTCCCCTCCTCCCCCACCTCAAATCCAAGTCTAGCCATCATGGCAATAGCGACTCCAAGCTTAGTGGACGTCACAGCAACAGCGGAGGCGGGGGGTCTGGTCACAAGAGGAAGCGCTCACGCTCTCGGTCCCGGTCCCGCACCCCTGTCAAAGTGGACAGAGacagggacagagagagggaacgggagagagacagagaccgCAGCTCCTTTGATCTCTCctcaaagaaacacaaacacgAACGAGGAGTCGGACATCGAGGAGAccggagggagagggagaggtcTCGGTCCTAcgacagggagagagagagggagcgtAGCCACAAGAGCAAACACCACAGCAGTAGTGGGCACTCAGGACATAGCCGTCACCGGCGCTGA